In Amycolatopsis endophytica, the following are encoded in one genomic region:
- a CDS encoding 3-keto-5-aminohexanoate cleavage protein, which yields MRPADKVVITTAITGSVNIPSQSPYLPLSADEVAEAALEAIEAGSAIVHLHAREPDGRPTADPEVFEKIVARVTEHTDAVINITTGGASSMTMDQRLAAARRLRPELASMNMGSMNFVYSGIADKVTEWKHDWEQPYVRNTYSHPFLNTFDSIEHTLRTLGEHGTRFEYECYDLGHLYSLAHFADRGLAKPPLLIQGVFGVLGGIGADHANLEHMVRIADKLFGDDYTFSAFAAGRDQMSFATHSAWLGGHVRVGLEDSLWIGKGQLAKSNAEQVRKIRAVVEDLGKPIATPAEARAMLALRGSVEEAS from the coding sequence ATGCGTCCCGCGGACAAAGTCGTCATCACCACCGCGATCACCGGATCGGTCAACATCCCGTCCCAGAGCCCCTACCTGCCGCTGTCCGCGGACGAAGTGGCCGAGGCGGCGCTCGAAGCGATCGAAGCCGGATCGGCCATCGTGCACCTGCACGCCCGCGAGCCGGACGGGCGGCCCACCGCCGACCCCGAGGTGTTCGAAAAGATCGTCGCGCGGGTCACCGAGCACACCGACGCGGTCATCAACATCACCACCGGCGGCGCGTCCTCGATGACCATGGACCAGCGGCTGGCGGCGGCCCGGCGGCTGCGGCCCGAACTCGCCTCGATGAACATGGGCTCGATGAACTTCGTCTACTCGGGCATCGCGGACAAGGTCACCGAGTGGAAGCACGACTGGGAACAACCCTACGTGCGCAACACCTACTCCCATCCCTTCCTCAACACCTTCGACTCCATCGAGCACACGCTGCGGACCCTGGGCGAGCACGGCACCCGGTTCGAGTACGAGTGCTACGACCTCGGCCACCTGTACTCGCTGGCCCACTTCGCCGACCGGGGCCTGGCGAAACCGCCACTGCTGATCCAGGGCGTGTTCGGGGTCCTCGGCGGCATCGGCGCCGACCACGCGAACCTGGAGCACATGGTGCGGATCGCCGACAAGCTCTTCGGCGACGACTACACCTTCTCCGCGTTCGCCGCGGGCCGTGACCAGATGAGCTTCGCCACCCACAGCGCCTGGCTCGGCGGTCACGTGCGGGTGGGCCTGGAGGACAGCCTGTGGATCGGCAAGGGACAGCTCGCGAAGAGCAACGCCGAACAGGTGCGCAAGATCCGGGCCGTGGTGGAGGATCTGGGCAAACCGATCGCCACCCCGGCCGAGGCCCGCGCGATGCTGGCGCTGCGCGGCAGCGTGGAGGAAGCGTCATGA